In one window of Neisseria subflava DNA:
- the gmk gene encoding guanylate kinase, with the protein MQNHKKGNIYIISAASGTGKTTLVSRLLKNHDDIRVSISHTTRQPREGEAHGVHYHFVPKEEFESLIEQRAFLEHANVFGNYYGTSIAGVNSLSEEGYDVILEIDVQGAAQVRKSLPEASSIFILPPSFEVLAQRLIGRGTDSEEVIQTRLSKARHEIEQSVLFDYVVVNDDLDRAEADLFHIIKAGRLKKSSQQGFISNLLENS; encoded by the coding sequence ATGCAAAATCATAAAAAAGGCAATATTTACATCATTTCTGCCGCTTCCGGAACAGGTAAAACGACCTTGGTGTCGCGCCTGTTGAAAAATCATGACGACATCCGTGTTTCTATTTCTCATACCACACGTCAGCCGCGAGAGGGTGAGGCACATGGTGTGCATTACCACTTTGTTCCCAAAGAAGAATTTGAATCACTGATTGAGCAAAGAGCCTTTTTGGAACACGCCAATGTGTTCGGCAATTATTACGGCACCAGCATCGCCGGCGTGAATTCGTTAAGCGAAGAGGGCTATGACGTAATTTTGGAAATTGATGTGCAAGGTGCGGCGCAAGTGCGTAAATCGTTGCCTGAAGCCAGCAGTATTTTTATCCTGCCGCCTTCCTTTGAGGTATTGGCGCAACGTTTGATCGGCCGTGGTACAGACAGCGAAGAAGTTATTCAGACACGTCTTTCAAAAGCCCGTCATGAGATTGAGCAATCCGTTTTGTTCGATTACGTTGTCGTGAATGACGATTTGGATCGTGCCGAAGCCGATTTGTTCCACATTATTAAAGCAGGCCGTCTGAAAAAATCCTCTCAACAGGGATTTATCTCAAACCTGTTGGAAAATTCCTAA
- the rpoZ gene encoding DNA-directed RNA polymerase subunit omega codes for MARITTEDCTGKIPNHFDLTLVAARRARQLENGNTPLVDDIRNNKPTVTALREIAAGQIGIELLTRNK; via the coding sequence ATGGCCCGTATTACTACTGAAGACTGCACAGGTAAAATCCCTAACCACTTCGACCTTACCCTCGTTGCCGCCCGTCGCGCACGCCAATTAGAAAACGGCAATACGCCTTTGGTTGACGACATCCGCAACAATAAACCAACCGTAACCGCCCTGCGCGAAATCGCTGCTGGACAAATCGGAATCGAGCTGCTGACCCGCAACAAATAA
- the recX gene encoding recombination regulator RecX: MKPPKTLRARALDILSRQEVSRVGLKRKLAPHAESEEELEKVLDEFAERNWQSDQRYAEAYIHSKSNRYGTLRLKQALAQQGINADDCREFLPDREDELQTAISVLRKKFKQEAQDLKEKQKQARFLAYRGFGSDTIQTALKTAWNEDEDFYQ, translated from the coding sequence ATGAAACCTCCCAAAACCTTACGCGCCCGCGCCTTGGATATTCTTTCCCGTCAGGAAGTCAGCCGTGTTGGATTGAAACGCAAACTGGCCCCACACGCTGAAAGTGAAGAAGAATTGGAAAAGGTTTTGGACGAATTCGCCGAACGAAATTGGCAATCCGACCAACGTTACGCAGAAGCCTATATTCACAGCAAGAGCAACCGTTATGGCACGCTCCGCCTCAAGCAAGCCTTGGCGCAACAAGGTATCAATGCAGACGACTGTCGGGAGTTCTTACCCGATAGGGAAGACGAGCTGCAAACCGCCATTTCCGTCTTGCGTAAAAAATTCAAGCAAGAAGCTCAAGATTTGAAAGAAAAACAAAAACAAGCGCGTTTCCTTGCCTATCGCGGCTTTGGCTCCGACACCATTCAGACGGCCTTAAAAACCGCGTGGAATGAAGACGAAGACTTCTATCAATAA
- a CDS encoding phosphoglycolate phosphatase, translating to MTTAALEHVQAVAFDLDGTLCDSVPDLAAAAQAMCAHLDLPVLPTQTVEIYVGDGISKLVHRVITNDREKEADPEIWEKGFVFFMQYYREHLSDFTRPYPETEAGLGLLKSLGIPLVVITNKNEILAAELLKQLNLDGYFSLVLGGDSLTEKKPSPLPLQHAAEVLGIDVANMLMVGDSKNDIIAAKAAGCFSVGVTFGYGDMTLLSQDKATKPDLLIRALPEIYENLQPQKNKDEE from the coding sequence ATGACCACTGCTGCTTTAGAACACGTTCAAGCCGTTGCTTTTGATTTGGACGGTACCTTATGTGATTCCGTTCCTGATTTGGCCGCAGCAGCCCAAGCCATGTGCGCACACTTGGATTTACCTGTTTTACCTACCCAAACGGTTGAAATTTATGTCGGCGACGGCATCAGCAAGTTGGTTCATCGCGTCATTACCAATGATCGTGAAAAAGAAGCCGATCCTGAAATCTGGGAAAAAGGTTTTGTGTTCTTTATGCAATATTATCGCGAGCACTTGAGCGACTTTACCCGCCCCTACCCTGAAACCGAAGCCGGCCTCGGCCTGCTCAAGTCCTTGGGTATTCCTCTGGTTGTCATTACCAACAAAAATGAAATTCTGGCTGCCGAGTTGCTGAAACAGCTTAATCTCGATGGCTACTTCAGTCTGGTTCTTGGCGGCGACAGCCTGACCGAGAAAAAACCCAGTCCATTGCCACTTCAACATGCGGCCGAAGTTTTGGGCATCGACGTTGCCAATATGCTGATGGTGGGCGACTCTAAAAATGACATTATTGCCGCCAAAGCGGCCGGTTGCTTCAGCGTCGGCGTAACATTCGGCTACGGCGACATGACCTTGCTCTCTCAAGACAAAGCGACCAAACCTGATTTGTTGATTCGCGCCCTGCCTGAAATCTACGAAAATCTGCAACCGCAAAAAAACAAAGACGAAGAATAA
- a CDS encoding Glu/Leu/Phe/Val family dehydrogenase has translation MSASAVKETLNPFEIAQKQVKTACDRLNADPAVFEILKKPQRVLEVNFPVKLDNGTVENFTGYRSQHNNAVGPYKGGVRFHPNVNMDEVKALSIWMTIKCCVAGIPYGGGKGGITLDPRNYSEAELERIARAYSEAISPLIGEKIDIPAPDVNTNGKIMSWMVDAYENVVKHSAPGVFTGKPVEFGGSLARTEATGYGVNFAAVQALEKLGKDVKGATYAIQGFGNVGYHTGYYAHKAGAKIVAVSTVDVAIYNENGLDMEAIIKEFQTKGFITNEAGYGKEISNAELLALDVDVLAPCALENQLTSENAGKVRAKIVVEGANGPTTPEADVILRQNGVLVVPDILANCGGVVVSYFEWVQNLQGYYWEFDEVQEKETVVLRRAFRDIWNLAQEYDVDLRTASYMMSIRRVEKAMKLRGWY, from the coding sequence ATGTCCGCATCTGCTGTAAAAGAAACGCTGAATCCGTTTGAAATTGCGCAAAAACAAGTGAAAACTGCCTGCGACCGTCTGAATGCCGATCCAGCAGTATTTGAAATCTTGAAAAAGCCGCAACGTGTTTTGGAAGTCAACTTCCCTGTCAAACTCGACAACGGTACAGTAGAAAACTTCACTGGCTACCGTTCACAACACAATAATGCCGTCGGCCCTTACAAAGGCGGCGTGCGTTTCCATCCCAATGTGAATATGGACGAGGTTAAAGCCCTGTCTATCTGGATGACCATCAAATGCTGCGTGGCAGGTATTCCTTATGGCGGCGGTAAAGGCGGTATTACTTTGGATCCGCGTAACTATTCTGAAGCGGAATTGGAACGTATCGCCCGCGCTTATTCCGAAGCTATTTCTCCGCTGATCGGCGAGAAAATCGATATTCCTGCCCCTGACGTGAACACCAACGGCAAAATCATGTCTTGGATGGTTGATGCCTATGAAAACGTGGTGAAACATTCTGCACCGGGTGTGTTCACCGGTAAACCGGTTGAGTTTGGCGGTTCCTTGGCGCGTACCGAAGCCACCGGTTACGGCGTAAACTTCGCTGCCGTCCAAGCTTTGGAAAAACTGGGCAAAGACGTGAAGGGTGCTACTTACGCCATTCAAGGTTTCGGTAACGTGGGCTACCACACCGGTTACTATGCACATAAAGCTGGTGCGAAAATCGTTGCCGTATCTACTGTTGACGTTGCCATCTACAACGAAAACGGCTTGGATATGGAAGCAATCATCAAAGAATTCCAAACCAAAGGTTTCATCACCAATGAGGCCGGCTACGGTAAAGAAATCAGCAATGCCGAACTTTTGGCTTTGGATGTGGATGTACTCGCCCCTTGCGCGCTGGAAAACCAACTGACTTCTGAAAATGCCGGTAAAGTACGCGCGAAAATCGTGGTTGAAGGCGCAAACGGCCCGACCACTCCAGAAGCCGACGTTATTCTGCGTCAAAACGGCGTATTGGTTGTTCCTGATATTTTGGCAAACTGCGGCGGCGTGGTGGTATCCTATTTTGAATGGGTACAAAACCTGCAAGGCTACTACTGGGAGTTTGACGAAGTTCAAGAGAAAGAAACCGTTGTCCTGCGCCGTGCGTTCCGCGATATTTGGAACTTGGCTCAAGAATACGATGTCGACCTGCGTACCGCTTCCTACATGATGAGTATCCGTCGTGTTGAAAAAGCAATGAAACTGCGCGGCTGGTATTAA
- a CDS encoding FKBP-type peptidyl-prolyl cis-trans isomerase, whose protein sequence is MNKTFKFSALALSALWALTACNQKDTAAKDAPAASAASNAAADASAIGSTAQQASYAMGVDIGRSLKQMKDQGTEIDLKVFTEAMEAMFEGKEVKMTEAQAQEVMMKFLQEQQEKATAKRAEDAKVNLEKGEAFLKENATKEGVKTSASGLQYKITKEGEGKKPTKDDIVTVEYEGRLIDGTVFDSSKNSGGPVSFPVSQVIPGWTEGIQLLKEGGEATFYIPAKLAYREVGAGDKIGPNATLVFDVKLVKVGAPDAAAQQPVQVDVQKVQ, encoded by the coding sequence ATGAACAAAACTTTCAAATTCAGCGCATTGGCTTTGTCTGCTTTGTGGGCACTGACTGCTTGCAACCAAAAAGACACTGCCGCTAAAGACGCCCCTGCTGCTTCCGCAGCTTCAAATGCGGCTGCAGATGCTTCTGCCATCGGTTCTACTGCCCAACAAGCCAGCTACGCGATGGGTGTGGACATCGGCCGTTCATTGAAACAAATGAAAGACCAAGGTACGGAAATCGATTTGAAAGTCTTCACCGAAGCCATGGAAGCCATGTTTGAAGGTAAAGAAGTCAAAATGACTGAAGCCCAAGCTCAGGAAGTGATGATGAAATTCCTGCAAGAGCAACAAGAAAAAGCCACTGCCAAACGTGCTGAAGATGCCAAAGTAAACTTGGAAAAAGGCGAGGCGTTCTTGAAAGAAAACGCGACTAAAGAAGGCGTGAAAACCAGCGCTTCCGGTCTGCAATACAAAATCACCAAAGAAGGCGAAGGCAAAAAACCGACTAAAGACGACATCGTTACCGTTGAATACGAAGGCCGTCTGATTGATGGTACTGTATTTGACAGCAGCAAAAACAGCGGCGGCCCAGTAAGCTTCCCTGTAAGCCAAGTGATTCCAGGTTGGACTGAAGGTATCCAGCTCTTGAAAGAAGGCGGCGAAGCAACATTCTACATCCCTGCCAAATTAGCATATCGTGAAGTTGGTGCCGGCGATAAAATCGGCCCGAACGCTACTTTGGTATTCGACGTGAAACTGGTTAAAGTCGGCGCGCCTGATGCCGCTGCACAACAACCTGTACAAGTTGACGTACAAAAAGTTCAATAA
- the purN gene encoding phosphoribosylglycinamide formyltransferase — MKNIVILISGRGSNMQAIVNADIPDANIAAVLSNSETAAGLAWAAERGIATDSLNHKNFDSRLAFDQAMMEKIDAYQPDLVVLAGFMRILTPEFCAHYENRLINIHPSILPSFTGLHTHERALEAGCRVAGCTIHFVTPELDCGPIISQGIVPILDGDTADDVAARVLTVEHQLFPQAVADFVAGRLKIEGNRVLNAQRNAAGQSLLA; from the coding sequence ATGAAAAATATCGTCATCCTTATTTCCGGACGCGGCAGCAATATGCAGGCGATTGTGAATGCCGACATTCCCGATGCCAACATTGCAGCCGTATTGAGCAACAGCGAGACCGCTGCCGGATTGGCATGGGCGGCAGAGCGCGGTATTGCCACTGACAGTTTGAACCATAAAAACTTCGACTCGCGTTTAGCATTTGATCAGGCCATGATGGAAAAAATCGATGCCTATCAGCCTGATTTGGTTGTATTGGCGGGCTTTATGCGCATTTTGACTCCGGAATTCTGCGCCCATTATGAAAACCGCCTGATCAATATCCATCCGTCCATCCTGCCTTCTTTCACCGGCTTGCATACCCACGAACGCGCATTGGAAGCAGGTTGCCGAGTGGCAGGCTGCACCATCCATTTCGTGACGCCCGAGCTGGATTGCGGCCCAATTATTTCACAAGGCATTGTTCCTATTTTGGACGGAGATACTGCTGACGACGTTGCCGCACGCGTGTTGACGGTTGAACACCAGCTTTTTCCGCAAGCCGTTGCTGATTTCGTTGCAGGCCGTCTGAAAATCGAAGGCAACCGCGTTTTGAATGCACAACGCAATGCCGCCGGTCAAAGCCTGTTGGCTTAA
- a CDS encoding DUF3108 domain-containing protein has translation MNPIKTTLLTLSLLTASIGAQAAELPQSAVLQYSGSYGIPATMTFTRSGSQYKIVSTIKVPLYNIRFESGGSIDGTTLNPSYYKDVRGGKLYAEAKFSGGNITYGKAGDLKTEKSGPAMDLFTLAWQLAANDVRLPSGLKITNGKKLYTVGSMNKIGSESYKLNGGTTPVSKYRVRRGDDTVTYSFASDIDNIPAQISYTDDGKTYNLKLTSVKINGKVVKP, from the coding sequence ATGAATCCGATTAAAACAACCTTATTGACACTTTCCCTGCTCACTGCCTCCATCGGTGCACAAGCCGCTGAATTGCCGCAATCCGCCGTTTTGCAATACTCAGGCAGCTACGGTATTCCTGCAACCATGACCTTCACCCGCAGCGGCAGCCAATACAAAATCGTCTCTACCATCAAAGTACCGCTTTACAATATCCGCTTTGAATCCGGCGGCAGCATCGACGGCACAACCTTGAATCCGTCTTACTACAAAGATGTACGCGGCGGTAAATTATATGCTGAGGCCAAATTCTCCGGCGGCAACATCACTTACGGTAAAGCAGGTGATTTGAAAACCGAAAAGTCCGGCCCGGCCATGGACTTGTTTACTTTGGCATGGCAACTGGCCGCCAATGACGTGCGCCTGCCGTCAGGTTTGAAAATTACCAACGGTAAAAAACTGTACACCGTCGGCAGCATGAACAAAATCGGTAGCGAAAGCTATAAACTGAACGGTGGTACAACGCCTGTGAGCAAATATCGCGTCCGCCGTGGCGACGATACCGTTACTTACTCTTTTGCTTCCGATATCGACAATATCCCTGCGCAAATCAGCTATACCGATGACGGCAAAACCTACAACCTGAAACTGACTTCCGTCAAAATCAACGGTAAAGTAGTGAAACCGTAA
- a CDS encoding Rne/Rng family ribonuclease translates to MLSGIPIPKDAVRPSETVLVNITPQETRVAVLEENNICELHIERNSGHSLVGNIYLGVVKRVLPGMQSAFIDIGLERAAFLHIVDVLEQRRNPDETQRIEHMLFEGQSVLVQVIKDPINTKGARLSTQISLAGRFLVHLPQEDHIGISQRIEDDAERSSLRERLNNLLPENACHGYIIRTNAENASDDQLQSDINYLTKVWEHIQKQAKIQPPETLLYQDLPLSLRVLRDMFSLDTHKILVDSTENHRRMTQFAEQYVQGALGRIELFKGERPLFETHNIEQEIARALQPRVNLNFGSYLIIESTEAMTTIDVNTGGFVGARNFDETIFRTNLEACHTIARELRLRNLGGIIIIDFIDMAQEVHREAVLQELAKALSFDRTRVTLNGFTSLGLVELTRKRSRENLSQILCEPCPSCQGRGRLKTPQTVCYEIQREIVREARRYDVQAFRILAAPNVIDLFLDEESQSLAMLIDFIGKPISLAVETAYTQEQYDIVLL, encoded by the coding sequence ATGCTTTCAGGAATTCCCATCCCCAAGGACGCCGTGCGTCCATCCGAAACCGTCCTCGTCAATATTACGCCGCAAGAAACACGTGTAGCCGTTTTAGAAGAGAACAATATCTGCGAGCTGCACATCGAGCGCAACAGCGGCCACAGCTTGGTCGGCAATATTTATTTGGGCGTTGTCAAACGCGTCCTTCCCGGCATGCAAAGCGCATTCATCGATATCGGCTTGGAACGTGCCGCGTTTTTACATATCGTCGATGTCCTCGAACAACGCCGCAATCCGGACGAAACCCAACGCATCGAACACATGCTCTTTGAAGGCCAGTCTGTCTTGGTTCAGGTCATCAAAGACCCCATCAACACCAAAGGCGCGCGCCTGTCCACCCAAATCTCACTGGCCGGCCGTTTCCTCGTCCATCTTCCGCAAGAAGACCACATCGGCATTTCTCAACGCATTGAAGACGATGCCGAACGCAGCAGTTTGAGGGAGCGCCTCAACAACCTGCTGCCCGAAAACGCCTGCCACGGCTACATCATCCGCACCAACGCTGAAAACGCTTCCGATGACCAACTGCAATCAGACATCAACTATCTGACCAAAGTGTGGGAACACATTCAAAAACAGGCAAAAATTCAGCCGCCCGAAACCCTCCTCTATCAAGATTTGCCTTTGAGCCTGCGCGTATTGCGCGATATGTTCAGCCTCGATACGCACAAAATCCTGGTCGACTCGACAGAAAACCACCGCCGCATGACCCAGTTTGCCGAACAATACGTTCAAGGTGCATTGGGCAGGATCGAATTGTTTAAAGGCGAACGCCCCCTATTTGAAACCCACAACATCGAGCAGGAAATCGCCCGCGCCCTGCAACCGCGCGTCAACCTCAACTTCGGCAGCTACCTCATCATAGAGTCCACCGAAGCCATGACTACCATCGATGTCAACACCGGCGGCTTTGTCGGCGCGCGCAATTTTGATGAAACCATCTTCCGCACCAACCTCGAAGCCTGCCACACCATCGCCCGCGAACTTCGCCTGCGCAATCTCGGCGGCATCATCATCATCGACTTCATCGATATGGCGCAGGAAGTCCACCGCGAAGCAGTCCTGCAAGAGCTTGCCAAAGCCCTGAGTTTCGACCGCACCCGCGTCACCCTCAACGGCTTTACCAGCCTGGGCCTTGTTGAACTGACCCGCAAACGCTCGCGTGAAAACTTAAGCCAAATCCTCTGCGAACCCTGCCCTTCCTGCCAAGGCCGGGGCCGTCTGAAAACGCCGCAAACCGTGTGCTACGAAATCCAACGCGAAATCGTCCGCGAAGCGCGCCGCTACGATGTCCAAGCCTTCCGTATTTTGGCCGCTCCGAATGTCATCGACTTGTTCCTAGACGAAGAATCGCAATCGCTGGCAATGTTGATAGACTTTATCGGCAAACCGATTTCGCTGGCAGTCGAAACCGCCTACACGCAGGAACAATACGATATTGTGTTGCTGTAA
- the grxC gene encoding glutaredoxin 3, with protein sequence MQTVTVYTGPYCPYCTMAKRLLQAVGVKEINEIRIDSNPEVFAEMQQLSGQRSVPQIFIGDTHVGGFTDLYRLQQEGKLDELLNP encoded by the coding sequence ATGCAAACCGTTACTGTTTATACCGGTCCATATTGCCCGTACTGCACCATGGCGAAAAGGCTGTTGCAGGCGGTGGGTGTGAAAGAAATCAACGAAATCCGCATCGATAGCAATCCGGAAGTTTTTGCCGAAATGCAGCAGCTTTCCGGTCAGCGCAGCGTGCCGCAGATTTTTATCGGCGACACTCATGTCGGTGGCTTTACCGATTTGTACCGCTTGCAGCAGGAAGGCAAGTTGGACGAATTACTGAATCCTTAA
- the secB gene encoding protein-export chaperone SecB gives MSEELQPVFSVERLYVKDLSLEVPHAPQIFLEQGEPEVDMRVSTGSTKLEDGFYSVDVTVTVTAKLNEERTMFLNEVTQSGIFRLENIPEEDVQLLLGVACPNILFPYAREAISNSVTRAGFPPVLLAPINFEAIYEEQQGANA, from the coding sequence ATGAGCGAAGAATTGCAACCCGTATTCAGCGTTGAGCGTCTGTATGTAAAAGACTTGTCTTTGGAAGTGCCTCACGCACCACAAATCTTCTTGGAACAAGGCGAGCCTGAAGTGGATATGCGCGTTTCTACCGGCAGCACCAAACTGGAAGACGGCTTCTACAGCGTTGACGTTACCGTGACCGTGACTGCCAAACTGAACGAAGAGCGCACCATGTTCTTGAACGAAGTAACCCAAAGCGGCATCTTCCGTCTGGAAAACATTCCTGAAGAAGACGTACAACTGCTGCTGGGCGTTGCTTGTCCAAACATCCTGTTCCCTTACGCACGCGAAGCCATTTCCAACAGCGTAACCCGCGCCGGCTTCCCACCTGTACTGCTTGCTCCGATCAACTTCGAAGCAATCTACGAAGAACAACAGGGAGCTAACGCTTAA
- the recG gene encoding ATP-dependent DNA helicase RecG: MTPETQKQLKITDVSAKKLEKLNLHTAWDLVLHLPLRYEDETHIMPIKDAPIGVPCQVEGEVIHQEVTFKPRKQLIVQIADGSGSVLFLRFIHFYASHQKQMAAGKRIRAVGEIKHGFYGDEMIHPKIRDAESSGLAESLTPVYPTVNGLNQPTLRRIIQTALDVTPLHDTLPDALLGRLKLPHLAESLRLLHSPPPSFTIHQLSDGALPAWQRLKFDELLAQQLSMRLARQKRVSGTAAALGGDGTLTQALRHALPFALTDAQERVVSEIRRDMAQTHPMHRLLQGDVGSGKTIVAALSALNAIESGAQVAVMAPTEILAEQHFIKFKQWLEPLGLEVVWLSGSQRKKAKDEAKAKLADGTVKIAVGTHALFSDDVEFQNLGLVIVDEQHRFGVAQRFALKNKGRDVHQLMMSATPIPRTLAMSFFADLDVSVIDELPPGRTPIKTRLVNNVRRAEVEGFVLNICRKGQQAYWVCPLIEESETLQLQTATKTLEQLQAALPELNIGLVHGRMKAAEKAEVMAEFAAGRLNVLVATTVIEVGVDVPNAALMVIEHAERMGLAQLHQLRGRVGRGAAESVCVLLFAEPLSELAKARLKVIYEHTDGFEIARQDLNIRGPGEFLGARQSGVPMLRFANLEEDLHLLEQAREIAPLLIEQNPEIVEAHLARWLASREGYLGV; encoded by the coding sequence ATGACGCCCGAAACCCAAAAACAGCTCAAAATCACCGATGTTTCCGCCAAGAAGCTCGAAAAACTCAACCTCCATACCGCATGGGATTTGGTGTTGCACCTGCCGTTGCGTTATGAGGACGAGACGCACATCATGCCGATTAAGGATGCGCCGATCGGTGTGCCGTGTCAGGTTGAGGGCGAAGTTATCCATCAGGAAGTAACGTTCAAACCGCGCAAGCAGCTGATTGTCCAAATCGCCGACGGTTCCGGTAGTGTCCTTTTTCTGCGCTTCATCCACTTTTACGCCAGCCATCAGAAACAGATGGCGGCCGGCAAACGCATCCGCGCCGTGGGCGAAATCAAACACGGGTTTTACGGCGACGAGATGATTCATCCCAAAATCCGTGATGCCGAGAGCAGCGGTTTGGCGGAAAGCCTCACGCCCGTCTATCCGACCGTAAACGGCTTGAACCAGCCCACTTTGCGCCGCATCATTCAAACGGCGTTGGACGTTACGCCGCTGCACGACACGCTCCCCGATGCCTTATTGGGTCGTCTGAAACTGCCGCACCTCGCCGAAAGCCTGCGCCTTTTGCATTCGCCGCCGCCGAGTTTCACCATCCACCAGCTTTCCGACGGCGCGCTTCCCGCATGGCAGCGGCTCAAATTCGACGAACTTTTGGCGCAACAGTTGTCCATGCGGCTGGCGCGACAGAAGCGTGTCAGCGGCACGGCGGCGGCATTGGGCGGCGACGGCACGCTGACCCAAGCCCTGCGCCACGCCTTGCCGTTTGCCCTGACCGATGCCCAAGAACGAGTCGTGTCCGAAATCCGCCGCGACATGGCGCAAACCCATCCTATGCACCGCCTGCTGCAAGGCGATGTCGGCAGCGGCAAAACCATTGTTGCTGCCTTGTCTGCTTTGAATGCCATTGAATCCGGTGCGCAGGTGGCTGTAATGGCGCCGACCGAAATCCTTGCCGAACAGCATTTCATCAAGTTCAAACAATGGCTCGAACCTTTAGGACTCGAAGTCGTCTGGCTTTCCGGCAGCCAGCGCAAAAAAGCCAAAGACGAAGCCAAAGCCAAACTCGCCGACGGCACCGTCAAAATCGCCGTCGGTACGCACGCCCTGTTTTCAGACGACGTCGAGTTTCAAAATTTAGGCTTGGTGATTGTGGACGAACAACACCGCTTCGGCGTCGCCCAACGCTTCGCCCTCAAAAACAAAGGGCGCGACGTCCACCAGCTGATGATGTCCGCCACGCCCATTCCGCGTACGCTTGCCATGAGTTTTTTCGCCGACTTAGACGTGTCTGTTATCGACGAATTGCCGCCCGGGCGCACCCCGATTAAGACTCGCCTCGTCAACAACGTCCGCCGCGCCGAAGTCGAAGGCTTCGTCCTCAACATCTGCCGCAAAGGGCAGCAGGCATACTGGGTCTGCCCGCTGATTGAAGAAAGCGAAACCCTGCAACTGCAAACCGCTACCAAAACCCTCGAGCAGCTTCAGGCGGCATTGCCCGAACTCAACATCGGCTTGGTACACGGGCGCATGAAAGCCGCTGAAAAAGCCGAAGTCATGGCGGAGTTTGCCGCAGGCCGTCTGAACGTCTTGGTTGCCACCACCGTTATCGAAGTCGGCGTAGATGTGCCCAACGCCGCCCTGATGGTGATCGAACACGCCGAGCGCATGGGCTTGGCGCAGCTGCACCAATTACGCGGGCGGGTAGGGCGCGGCGCGGCGGAAAGCGTGTGCGTCCTCCTGTTTGCCGAACCCTTGAGCGAACTCGCCAAAGCGCGGCTGAAAGTCATCTACGAACACACCGACGGCTTCGAAATCGCCCGCCAAGACCTCAACATCCGCGGCCCCGGCGAATTTCTCGGCGCACGCCAAAGCGGCGTCCCCATGCTGCGTTTCGCCAACCTCGAAGAAGACCTGCACCTCTTGGAACAGGCGCGCGAAATCGCCCCCTTGTTGATTGAGCAAAACCCCGAAATCGTCGAAGCGCATCTGGCAAGGTGGCTTGCCAGCAGGGAAGGGTATTTGGGTGTATAA